The following are from one region of the Entelurus aequoreus isolate RoL-2023_Sb linkage group LG17, RoL_Eaeq_v1.1, whole genome shotgun sequence genome:
- the LOC133632531 gene encoding zinc finger protein 501-like, translating to MDDYCYAKMATSAKREHERESPTEINTKDEDVQQLIGLPEALPPQRLGKSSTLKQETPQPSHIKKEEEELWITHEGECLLGPQEDDLTKLPMTVVSVDTEDDEEKPQVDNLLAPLSDSEAEVEVEVTLSSDTDCEGDMRTHTDKQSGCSKKKSSKTCLGSPVCAKSFTKKSHLTQHMRTHTKEKTFNCYVCDKSFSHKSILTEHIRTHTGEKPFNCSFCGKSFSQKSNSIRHMRTHTGEKPFNCSICGKSYSDKSNLSQHIRTHTAAKPFYCSACGKSFSHERKLIQHMRTHTNEKPFNCSVCCKGFPYERNLIQHMRTHTGEKPFNCSVCGKRYVSRHGLNEHIMKHTTENPFSCSGWVKYSSHANAARHIRTHNGK from the coding sequence acgtccagcagctgattggtctTCCAGAGGCACTTCCCCCTCAGAGACTCGGAAaaagctccactttgaagcaggagactccacaaccatcccacattaaaaaggaagaggaggaactctggatcactcacgagggagagtgtcttctaggaccacAGGAAGATGATCTTACCAAGTTGCcaatgactgttgtctctgtggacactgaagatgatgaagagaaaccacaagtagacaacctcttagctccactatcagatagtgaggctgaagtcGAAGTTGAAGTAAcattgagcagcgatacagactgtgaaggtgatatgaggactcacactgacaaacaGTCTGGATGTTCTAAAAAGAAAAGCAGTAAAACCTGTTTAGGCAGCCcagtttgtgctaaaagctttactaaaaagagccatttgactcaacacatgagaacacacacaaaagaaaaaacatttaattgttatgTTTGTGATAAAAGCTTTTCTCATAAGAGCATTTTGACTGAACACAttagaacgcacacaggagaaaaaccatttaattgttcatttTGCGGTAAAAGCTTTTCCCAAAAGAGTAATTCAattcgacacatgagaacacacacaggagaaaaaccatttaattgttcaattTGTGGTAAAAGCTATTCCGATAAAAGCAATTTGAGtcaacacataagaacacacacagcAGCTAAACCGTTTTATTGTTCAgcttgtggtaaaagcttttctcatGAGAGAAAATTGattcaacacatgagaacgcacacaaacgagaaaccatttaattgttcagtttgctgTAAAGGCTTCCCTTATGAGAGAAATTTgattcaacacatgagaacacacactggggagaagccatttaattgttcagtttgtggcaaaaggtaTGTTTCAAGGCATGGGTTGAATGAACATATAATGAAACATACTACAGAAAACCCATTTAGTTGTTCAGGCTGGGTAAAATATTCCAGTCATGCAAATGCagcaagacacataagaacacacaatgGAAAATAA